A single window of Ignavibacteriota bacterium DNA harbors:
- a CDS encoding peptidoglycan DD-metalloendopeptidase family protein gives MNFIREKIKYLFAYFLIVIIISGCTDNDEKSPYIKSDAVNIEYDRFGFPIDSFNVVKGEIKKNQFLSDILTSTNISSSKINEIYTKAKSFFDFKKIKPGNKYRFYINNDSSNSLNSFVYEINPKEFVTVGISDSIDVNYVKRETRIEERTISGVITSSLYQTFYDNNISPILAAKLADIFAWQIDFYTIQKNDCYFIVFEVEKLGDEVIDVGEIKAAKFIHNSEEFNAFMFNQDGKYEYFDENGKSLVKAFLKAPLKFKRISSNFSRSRLHPILRTYKPHLGIDYAAAVGTPVQAIGDGIILEARRNGAAGNYVKIKHNENYSSGYMHLSKYGKGIRKGTRVQQGQVIGFVGTTGRSTGPHLDFRFWKNGILVNYLTQKFFSSKSILVENFPEFNLLKDNLNAKIDRMKIISTAVTLEHAPENTH, from the coding sequence GTGAATTTTATTCGAGAAAAAATCAAATATTTATTTGCTTATTTTTTAATCGTAATTATTATCAGCGGTTGCACAGATAATGACGAAAAAAGTCCTTACATAAAGTCCGATGCTGTAAATATTGAATATGACAGATTTGGATTTCCTATAGATTCATTTAATGTTGTTAAAGGTGAGATAAAGAAAAACCAATTTTTGTCGGATATACTTACATCAACCAACATTTCTTCATCGAAAATCAATGAAATTTACACTAAGGCGAAATCATTTTTTGATTTTAAAAAAATTAAGCCGGGAAACAAATATAGATTTTATATAAATAATGACTCTTCGAATTCTCTAAACTCTTTTGTATATGAAATAAATCCAAAGGAGTTTGTAACGGTTGGCATTTCAGATTCAATTGATGTGAATTATGTAAAACGAGAAACCCGGATTGAAGAAAGAACCATTTCAGGAGTAATCACATCTTCTTTATATCAAACATTTTATGATAATAATATTTCTCCAATTTTAGCCGCAAAACTTGCAGATATATTTGCTTGGCAGATTGATTTTTACACAATCCAAAAAAACGATTGTTATTTTATAGTTTTTGAAGTAGAAAAACTTGGTGATGAAGTTATTGATGTTGGTGAAATTAAAGCCGCAAAGTTTATTCACAACTCTGAAGAATTTAATGCTTTTATGTTTAATCAAGACGGCAAATATGAATATTTTGATGAAAATGGTAAAAGTTTGGTGAAAGCATTTTTAAAAGCACCGCTTAAATTCAAAAGAATAAGTTCAAATTTTTCACGAAGCAGATTACATCCAATTCTGCGAACATATAAACCTCATTTAGGGATTGATTATGCTGCTGCGGTCGGGACTCCTGTTCAAGCAATCGGTGACGGAATTATTTTGGAAGCTCGAAGAAACGGAGCTGCAGGAAATTATGTAAAAATAAAGCATAATGAAAATTATTCATCAGGATATATGCATTTATCAAAATATGGCAAAGGAATTAGAAAAGGTACAAGAGTTCAGCAAGGACAAGTTATTGGTTTTGTTGGTACAACGGGAAGATCAACTGGTCCGCATTTGGATTTCAGATTTTGGAAAAACGGTATACTTGTAAATTATCTTACGCAAAAATTCTTTTCATCAAAATCTATTTTGGTGGAAAATTTTCCAGAATTTAATTTATTAAAAGATAATCTAAATGCTAAAATTGATAGGATGAAAATAATTAGTACAGCTGTTACTCTGGAACATGCACCAGAAAATACTCATTAG
- a CDS encoding MoxR family ATPase, with amino-acid sequence MENKVISNDVELVQELQKIFKEIKSEVGKVIIGQSETVDNLLTSLFSKGHCLLVGVPGLAKTLLIKTLAQVLDLQFSRIQFTPDLMPSDITGTEILEEDQTTKKREFRFIKGPIFANIILADEINRTPPKTQSALLEAMQENNVTAAGRKYVLPNPFFVLATQNPIEQEGTYPLPEAQLDRFMFNLWLDYPKFEEEVDIIKQTTSSFNIELEKKITNEEILIFQNLVRRVPVSDNVIQYAVNFVKSTRPNETSNGLSNLVSWGAGPRASQYLILAAKTYSILDGRFTPEISDVKRALLPVLRHRIIPSFNAEAEGISSVEIIDKLLNGKQ; translated from the coding sequence TTGGAAAATAAAGTTATTTCAAATGACGTAGAATTAGTTCAAGAACTTCAGAAAATATTTAAGGAAATAAAATCTGAAGTTGGAAAAGTTATAATTGGTCAAAGTGAAACAGTTGATAATCTATTAACTTCGTTATTTTCAAAAGGGCATTGCCTTTTAGTCGGTGTTCCCGGCTTAGCAAAAACTTTATTAATAAAAACTTTGGCGCAAGTTTTGGATCTTCAATTCAGCAGAATTCAATTTACGCCTGATTTAATGCCGAGTGATATAACCGGAACAGAAATTCTTGAAGAAGATCAAACAACAAAAAAAAGAGAATTCAGATTTATTAAAGGTCCCATTTTTGCAAATATAATATTAGCCGATGAAATAAATAGAACACCGCCTAAGACACAATCTGCTTTGTTAGAAGCAATGCAGGAAAATAACGTTACTGCGGCCGGAAGAAAATACGTTTTACCAAATCCATTTTTTGTTTTAGCTACTCAGAATCCAATAGAACAGGAAGGTACTTATCCACTGCCCGAAGCTCAGCTCGATAGATTCATGTTCAATTTATGGCTAGATTATCCAAAGTTTGAAGAGGAAGTTGATATCATTAAACAGACAACGAGCAGTTTCAATATTGAATTAGAAAAAAAAATAACAAATGAAGAAATATTAATATTTCAGAATTTAGTTAGACGAGTTCCGGTTTCGGATAATGTAATTCAATATGCCGTAAATTTTGTTAAAAGTACGCGACCGAATGAAACTTCAAATGGTTTAAGTAACTTGGTAAGCTGGGGTGCAGGACCAAGAGCTTCGCAATATTTAATTTTAGCGGCAAAGACTTATTCAATATTGGATGGAAGATTTACGCCTGAAATTAGTGACGTTAAACGAGCATTGCTTCCGGTGTTACGTCATAGAATTATTCCAAGTTTCAACGCTGAAGCAGAAGGTATTTCATCTGTGGAGATAATAGATAAATTATTAAACGGTAAACAATAA
- a CDS encoding peptidylprolyl isomerase: MKKIIFLFVIILACNLNAQEVVDKIIAIVGDEIILNSELEFQAQMYASQRKLDPNDPEIRKVLLNKMIEDKLMYAQSIIDSIEVSDDDVNRQLEQVIAYYTHQYGSQEKLEQAYGMSVEKIKREMRDDTRKNLMAEMLKNQKFAKIDVTRREVQEFFDTYQDSLGVIAEKYEIAHIFINPKSTEKLKKKARDFAQSLRDSISKGADFAELAKKNSDDPGSAKAGGDLGFVKRGVFYPEFESAAFGLKEGELSNVIESPVGFHIIELIEKRGESIRARHILIKPKSDDAADIKAIEQLTEIRDSILSNKNTFDYYAAKYSNDKETAKFGGLLGTFEAGQLEKPLLDQIYKLHDGEISFPKRLEISGNEYGFHIIKLIKRISEHKPNLETDYNEIKKITEFRKREKLNKEWIEEIKEKVYLEIRI; this comes from the coding sequence ATGAAAAAAATTATTTTTTTATTTGTAATTATATTAGCATGCAATTTAAATGCTCAAGAAGTTGTTGATAAAATAATAGCAATTGTCGGAGACGAAATAATTTTGAATTCCGAACTTGAATTTCAAGCCCAAATGTATGCATCCCAGCGCAAATTGGATCCTAATGATCCTGAAATCAGAAAAGTATTGCTGAACAAGATGATTGAAGATAAATTAATGTATGCTCAAAGCATTATAGATTCAATTGAAGTCTCTGATGATGATGTCAACAGGCAGCTTGAACAAGTAATTGCGTATTATACTCATCAATACGGATCGCAGGAAAAACTTGAACAAGCTTACGGAATGAGTGTTGAAAAAATTAAAAGGGAAATGCGGGACGATACTCGAAAAAATTTAATGGCTGAAATGTTGAAAAATCAGAAATTTGCAAAAATTGATGTTACAAGAAGAGAAGTTCAAGAGTTTTTTGATACTTATCAGGATTCGTTAGGTGTAATTGCCGAAAAATATGAAATTGCGCACATTTTCATAAATCCTAAATCAACAGAAAAGCTTAAAAAGAAAGCACGAGATTTTGCCCAATCGCTTAGAGATTCAATAAGTAAAGGCGCGGATTTCGCCGAGCTTGCTAAAAAAAATTCGGATGACCCCGGAAGCGCAAAAGCCGGCGGCGATCTTGGTTTTGTTAAACGCGGTGTTTTTTATCCTGAATTTGAATCGGCAGCATTTGGACTTAAAGAAGGAGAATTGTCAAATGTTATAGAATCTCCCGTAGGATTTCATATTATTGAATTAATAGAAAAACGAGGAGAATCAATTAGAGCAAGACATATTCTTATTAAACCCAAAAGCGACGACGCGGCAGACATTAAAGCAATTGAACAGTTAACAGAAATTCGTGATAGTATTTTAAGTAATAAAAATACTTTTGATTATTATGCCGCTAAATACAGCAATGATAAAGAAACCGCAAAATTCGGCGGATTATTAGGAACTTTTGAAGCTGGGCAGCTGGAAAAACCTCTGCTCGATCAAATTTATAAACTACACGATGGTGAAATAAGTTTTCCAAAAAGATTAGAAATAAGCGGAAATGAATATGGGTTTCACATTATTAAATTGATTAAAAGAATTTCTGAACATAAACCAAATCTTGAAACAGATTATAATGAAATAAAAAAAATTACCGAATTTAGAAAGAGAGAAAAATTAAATAAAGAATGGATTGAAGAAATCAAAGAAAAAGTTTACTTGGAAATTAGGATTTAA
- a CDS encoding peptidyl-prolyl cis-trans isomerase → MNYQKLLKISFILFSISFVSCEEEIKDKEVIVAQVGSSKLTENELTNILGSKKYSQKYREEFIKNWIETEILYEMAIEGKLLNSENYYRIIKDSEKELASSIALDKLLFEHPIQFSDSDLVEFYNSKKEDYVFTSDAFILNVISFKNEESAINFRNFAVETNWSEALKKYGDDQELNENYSNKIYRSSQIHSQKLLRLLAELFQDDISIVVENEPNDYVVVQMIDKIDQSAIPQFDYVKDRVKESFILNKQKEILSHLLDSLKLEKKAKVF, encoded by the coding sequence ATGAATTATCAAAAGCTTTTAAAGATTAGTTTTATACTTTTTTCAATTTCATTCGTCAGCTGTGAAGAAGAAATAAAAGATAAAGAAGTAATTGTCGCGCAAGTCGGTTCAAGTAAATTAACCGAAAATGAATTGACAAATATTTTGGGAAGTAAAAAATATTCTCAAAAGTATAGAGAAGAATTTATTAAAAATTGGATTGAGACAGAAATTTTATACGAAATGGCAATTGAAGGAAAATTATTGAATTCGGAAAATTATTATAGAATAATCAAAGATTCCGAAAAAGAATTAGCATCTTCAATTGCACTTGATAAATTGCTGTTTGAACATCCGATTCAATTCAGCGACAGTGATTTGGTTGAGTTTTATAATTCAAAAAAAGAAGATTATGTTTTTACTTCAGATGCTTTCATTCTGAATGTTATATCATTTAAAAATGAAGAATCGGCAATTAATTTTAGAAATTTTGCGGTTGAAACTAATTGGAGCGAAGCCTTAAAAAAATATGGGGATGATCAAGAATTAAATGAAAATTATTCGAATAAAATTTACCGATCATCTCAAATACATTCTCAAAAGCTTCTTAGACTATTAGCGGAACTTTTTCAAGATGATATAAGCATTGTTGTGGAAAACGAACCTAACGACTATGTTGTAGTTCAGATGATTGATAAAATAGATCAAAGCGCAATTCCGCAATTTGATTATGTAAAAGATAGAGTTAAAGAAAGTTTTATTCTTAATAAACAAAAAGAAATTTTAAGCCATTTATTGGATAGTTTAAAGTTGGAAAAAAAAGCAAAAGTATTTTAG